From Scomber japonicus isolate fScoJap1 chromosome 22, fScoJap1.pri, whole genome shotgun sequence, one genomic window encodes:
- the LOC128383497 gene encoding uncharacterized protein LOC128383497: MPGMDRVDSLAECLVELRNQPSLTLSNQQVSNIVGLWQNLLDYDKQRVVFSARHQTRLNTERFRSANKRQEFTPGVESVKRHALTTTAPLAQWPDCCRLVEAIFIRLCAIHRSPKKRGTVTVSRWDLVLEDYRQIRRRILANGLVLKQTTMQLVDVSHTTLVQWHNRRVKRQDSAIVMQGLDLPSRLSVASDPLPGANTRPVSAPPQSGPAHQYHLPSSTVGQAQRKITHTHTPAVATHTHTPATPVAVRPRTQRQLFPAPAPTAAPQLMLLLRPAAAPAGAQVPVLMAAPQALSFGLMPPPPAPAPPAPVRKLTRRVLHNTCKKCGQFRTAETGHSQYKGTVYCPSVETVPKEQWLEAMKNK; encoded by the exons ATGCCAGGCATGGACAGAGTGGACAGCCTGGCAGAATGCCTTGTGGAGCTGCGCAACCAGCCCTCACTAACCCTCAGCAACCAGCAG GTGAGCAATATTGTCGGTCTCTGGCAGAACCTGCTTGACTACGACAAGCAGCGGGTAGTCTTTTCTGCCAGACACCAGACAAGGCTGAACACGGAGAGGTTCAGGTCTGCGAATAAGAGGCAGGAGTTCACTCCGGGGGTGGAGAGTGTAAAGAGGCATGCCCTCACCACCACTGCCCCACTTGCCCAGTGGCCTGATTGTTGCCGCCTGGTGGAGGCCATTTTCATTAGGCTCTGTGCCATCCACCGCAGTCCTAAGAAGAGGGGGACTGTTACTGTGTCCAGGTGGGACCTCGTCCTGGAGGACTACAGACAAATCAGGCGGCGCATTCTGGCCAACGGGCTAGTGTTGAAGCAGACCACTATGCAGCTGGTGGACGTGAGCCACACCACCCTGGTGCAGTGGCATAACAGGAGGGTGAAGAGGCAGGACAGCGCTATCGTCATGCAGGGGCTGGACCTGCCCAGTCGCCTGTCTGTGGCTTCAGACCCTCTCCCCGGTGCCAATACGCGGCCTGTGTCTGCACCTCCCCAATCCGGCCCGGCTCACCAGTACCACCTGCCCAGCAGCACCGTGGGCCAAGCACAGAGgaagatcacacacacacacacacccgcagtcgccacgcacacacacacacccgccaCACCTGTGGCTGTGAGGCCACGCACACAGCGGCAGCTCTTCCCTGCTCCAGCTCCCACGGCAGCTCCAcagctgatgctgctgctgagacCAGCAGCTGCTCCTGCAGGCGCTCAGGTGCCTGTCCTGATGGCTGCTCCACAGGCCCTGAGCTTCGGCCTcatgcctcctcctcctgctcctgctcctcctgctccggTCCGGAAACTGACCCGCAGAGTATTGCACAACACGTGCAAGAAATGCGGGCAGTTCAGGACAGCAGAGACTGGCCACAGCCAGTACAAGGGGACAGTGTACTGCCCTTCAGTTGAGACTGTCCCCAAAGAACAGTGGCTGGAGGCCATGAAGAATAAATAG
- the LOC128383498 gene encoding uncharacterized protein LOC128383498 — MVQNGPLKSGGRLRPQDQQMHHAAPIIVNQPYCKLEKKFTKSRFGGSISPKPNLVARRSPSPSATPARTPSPSASPARTPSPSPSSVRTPSQTPSSVRTPSPAMSTSMAEVCDAPGGVQLATAGAAASVWLPAEMYKNIPVQDQRWISNAIFHSGRLRQDLKLWYEPPAPALIYHQTPTPDRFFTHRLMVWMPYHLWKVRVTCPECGKQLTGYGVHKRARKVLDIDRYYLMVTETLRCTVCSLNYLSTSQTVRKQLDLPHQKVFRLILTRKYACDIRVIRLLRDRTLGNSPARLVKQLKENHGEEWLNRLAHYLGECAGFVGRPSLFPVVCQDPPEPIAVPTSRWLLSVYGRDILSRLDHIKASITSTFGSILKMASTKQITKKLAGHAKGTGLWVTSIGNEVGQIVTSVVTVQEGPGLDRMVAGVMERYRLAAIAPPLLLYVDSGCCISEGSSKLQNRFGEWPDLHIRLDIWHFMRRLAVGCTTDAHPLYPTFMGCLSACIFEWDAGDLSLLRQAKRAAQAGRCASHY; from the exons ATGGTCCAAAACGGTCCTCTCAAGTCAGGTGGGAGGTTAAGGCCACAG GACCAACAGATGCATCATGCTGCCCCCATAATAGTGAACCAGCCATACTGCAAACTGGAGAAAAAG tTCACTAAATCACGCTTTGGTGGATCTATCTCACCAAAGCCTAATTTAGTGGCTAGGAGGAGCCCGAGCCCCTCTGCCACCCCTGCGAGGACTCCCAGCCCCTCTGCCTCCCCTGCGAGGACTCCCAgtccctctccatcctctgtGAGGACCCCCAGCCAGACTCCATCCTCTGTGAGGACCCCGAGCCCTGCTATGTCCACCAGCATGGCAGAAGTCTGT GATGCACCTGGAGGAGTTCAGCTGGCCACTGCGGGGGCTGCAGCTTCGGTGTGGTTGCCAGCGGAGATGTATAAAAACATCCCCGTCCAAGACCAGAGGTGGATTTCGAATGCCATCTTCCACTCTGGCAGACTGCGGCAAGACCTTAAGTTGTGGTACGAGCCCCCTGCCCCAGCCCTCATCTACCACCAGACGCCGACTCCAGACCGCTTCTTCACCCACAGGCTGATGGTGTGGATGCCCTACCACCTGTGGAAGGTGAGGGTAACCTGCCCTGAGTGTGGGAAGCAGCTGACGGGGTACGGTGTCCACAAGAGGGCTCGGAAGGTTCTGGACATCGACAGGTATTACCTGATGGTGACAGAGACGCTCAGGTGCACTGTGTGTTCTCTGAACTACCTGTCGACCTCCCAGACTGTCCGGAAACAGCTGGACCTGCCGCACCAGAAGGTGTTCCGGCTGATCCTGACCCGCAA GTACGCCTGTGACATCCGTGTCATCCGCCTGCTGCGGGACCGGACTCTCGGGAACAGTCCAGCACGTCTGGTGAAGCAGTTGAAGGAGAACCATGGGGAGGAATGGCTGAACAGGTTGGCACATTATCTTGGGGAGTGTGCTGGCTTTGTTGGCCGGCCAAGCCTCTTCCCAGTGGTGTGCCAGGATCCACCAGAGCCCATTGCTGTGCCCACCAGTCGATGGCTGCTCTCGGTCTACGGCAGGGACATCCTCTCTCGCCTAGACCATATTAAGGCCAGCATAACATCGACCTTTGGCTCCATCTTAAAGATGGCCTCAACCAAAcag ATCACAAAGAAGCTGGCTGGCCATGCCAAGGGGACTGGGCTCTGGGTCACCTCCATTGGGAACGAGGTTGGCCAGATCGTGACCAGTGTGGTGACAGTGCAGGAGGGGCCAGGACTGGACAGGATGGTGGCAGGAGTGATGGAGCGGTACCGCCTTGCAGCTATCGCACCCccactgctgctgtatgtggacTCTGGCTGCTGCATCAGTGAGGGCTCCAGCAAGCTGCAGAACAGGTTTGGGGAGTGGCCAGACCTCCACATACGGCTGGACATCTGGCACTTCATGCGGAGGCTGGCTGTTGGCTGTACCACCGACGCCCATCCCCTCTACCCCACCTTCATGGGCTGCCTCTCTGCCTGCATTTTCGAGTGGGATGCAGGGGACCTCTCTCTGTTGCGTCAGGCAAAGAGAGCAGCTCAGGCAGGAAGGTGTGCCAGCCATTACTGA